In a genomic window of Novipirellula aureliae:
- a CDS encoding magnesium-dependent phosphatase-1 produces the protein MRQPELIVFDLDFTLWDCDGTWCDCLSPPFRRQNERVFDRASRQVRLYDDVTSILDHCDKQCIKMAIASRTEQPAWARELVELLGITHRFAFAEIYPSSKRKHFAALKASSGLRHEDMIFFDDEMRNINEVSTLGVTSIHVSNGMTANLFHKALRAFAKNGHASRH, from the coding sequence TTGAGACAACCTGAACTGATCGTTTTTGACCTCGACTTCACGCTCTGGGATTGCGATGGCACTTGGTGCGATTGCCTGTCGCCGCCATTTCGCCGCCAGAACGAACGAGTCTTTGATCGGGCGAGTCGCCAGGTGCGATTGTACGATGACGTTACCAGTATCCTGGACCATTGCGACAAGCAGTGCATAAAAATGGCGATCGCATCGCGAACGGAGCAGCCAGCGTGGGCGCGTGAGCTGGTGGAATTGCTTGGGATCACTCACCGTTTCGCGTTTGCCGAGATTTATCCATCATCAAAACGGAAGCATTTCGCGGCGTTGAAAGCATCAAGTGGTCTCCGTCATGAAGACATGATTTTCTTCGATGACGAGATGCGAAACATCAACGAGGTTTCCACGCTCGGTGTCACCAGCATTCACGTCTCCAATGGCATGACAGCCAATTTGTTCCACAAGGCTCTGCGAGCATTCGCGAAGAATGGCCATGCGAGCCGGCATTAA